In Mercenaria mercenaria strain notata chromosome 13, MADL_Memer_1, whole genome shotgun sequence, a single window of DNA contains:
- the LOC123529719 gene encoding polyglutamine-binding protein 1-like: MPLPPALAARLQKRGLLQNKPEVKPPQPISLNTPGNEEVEEVFAEDYDEPVKDEPVLPEPAAETRVKPSQEDEEDSLREVPACPNRSNPYHECSDYCKQRWGMKVWNPTEDMIRKRDRMLRKYPLPPEWQEIADPETDRYYYWNTQTDQVSWLSPIHPRAVITLSAEKLQAVLRNDGYTREDSESEDSEEEGMDVSDSESSSSSSSDEDEYDRRHEKGRLAHERASERNRGRVKQQREEIDPMDPASYSDIPRGGWSAGLERSGEAKTGVDSTASGPLFQQRPYPSPGAVLRANRDRK, translated from the exons atgcCGTTACCTCCAGCATTAGCTGCTCGCTTACAAAAGCGTGgacttttacaaaataaaccCGAAGTAAAACCACCACAGCCTATATCTCTTAATACACCAG gtAATGAGGAAGTTGAAGAAGTATTTGCAGAAGATTATGATGAACCTGTGAAAGACGAACCTGTTCTGCCAGAACCTGCTGCTGAGACGAGAGTGAAACCTTCACAAGAAGATGAGGAGGATTCTTTAAGAGAA GTCCCAGCCTGTCCAAACAGGTCAAACCCCTATCATGAGTGTAGTGACTACTGTAAACAGAGGTGGGGAATGAAAGTATGGAACCCAACTGAGGACATGATCAGGAAACGAGACAGAATGTTGAGAAAATATCCTCTGCCACCGGAATGGCAAGAAATAGCTGATCCTGAGAC AGACAGATACTATTACTGGAACACACAGACAGATCAGGTATCCTGGTTATCTCCTATACATCCAAGAGCTGTCATCACATTATCAGCAGAAAAACTTCAAG CTGTGTTACGCAATGATGGCTATACAAGAGAAGACAGTGAGAGTGAGGATAGTGAAGAGGAAGGAATGGATGTCTCAGAT AGTGAAagttcttcatcatcatcatctgacGAAGATGAGTATGACAGACGGCACGAGAAAGGTCGTCTAGCTCATGAGAGAGCTAGTGAGAGGAACAGAGGGAGGGTCAAACAACAAAGAGAGGAAATAGATCCTATGGACCCCGCCTCATATTCAGATATTCCAAG GGGTGGCTGGTCAGCTGGTCTGGAACGGTCTGGTGAAGCAAAGACTGGAGTTGATTCAACAGCATCAGGTCCATTATTCCAACAGAGGCCATATCCAAGTCCTGGTGCAGTACTGCGTGCAAACAGAGATCGAAAATGA